A window from Bordetella petrii encodes these proteins:
- a CDS encoding glycosyltransferase family 9 protein, whose protein sequence is MPEISCLYVRLPNWVGDVCMSLPSLALLQGTGLPLVVCARPWARDLLEGVAKHGFIPMQGRLWDDARAVREHRRALAGAGLHIRGLALPDSLSSAAVFRLAGVPSAGYRDDGRSLLLRWPIAKPDPSLHAVQSWYYLTRAALQRWALPAGPDQPGPLLNLPVTAAHEQAADVLLSGAGLAGQPFVLIAPTATGLHKGKIKVWPGFDALARALQARGHTVVMCPPPAEADEAVRNAPTARLLPAVPLGAFAALTARAALVVCNDSGVSHVAAAAGARQLTLFGVTNPGRTGPWSPRAVCVGSDRNWPDTAEVERQACALLQPAS, encoded by the coding sequence ATGCCCGAGATTTCCTGCCTGTATGTCAGATTGCCCAACTGGGTGGGCGATGTCTGCATGAGCCTGCCCAGCCTGGCCCTGCTGCAAGGCACCGGCCTGCCGCTGGTCGTATGCGCCCGCCCCTGGGCGCGCGACCTGCTCGAAGGCGTGGCCAAGCACGGCTTCATCCCCATGCAGGGCCGGCTATGGGATGACGCCCGCGCCGTGCGCGAGCATCGCCGCGCGCTGGCGGGCGCCGGCCTGCACATCCGCGGGCTGGCCCTGCCCGACTCGCTGTCGAGCGCGGCGGTGTTCCGGCTGGCGGGCGTGCCCAGCGCCGGATACCGGGATGACGGCCGCAGTCTGCTGCTGCGCTGGCCCATCGCCAAACCGGACCCCAGCCTGCACGCGGTGCAATCCTGGTATTACCTGACTCGCGCCGCGCTGCAGCGCTGGGCCTTGCCGGCGGGGCCGGACCAGCCCGGTCCCCTGCTGAACCTGCCTGTTACGGCGGCGCACGAGCAGGCGGCCGACGTGCTGCTGAGCGGCGCGGGGCTGGCCGGCCAGCCCTTTGTGCTGATCGCCCCCACGGCGACCGGCCTGCACAAGGGCAAGATCAAGGTCTGGCCGGGCTTCGACGCCCTGGCCCGGGCGTTGCAGGCGCGCGGCCATACCGTGGTAATGTGCCCTCCTCCGGCCGAAGCCGATGAAGCCGTGCGCAACGCCCCCACGGCCCGCCTGCTGCCCGCCGTGCCGCTGGGCGCCTTCGCCGCGCTGACCGCCCGGGCCGCGCTGGTGGTGTGCAATGATTCGGGGGTGTCGCATGTGGCCGCCGCCGCTGGCGCGCGGCAACTGACGCTGTTCGGCGTCACGAACCCCGGCCGCACGGGCCCCTGGTCGCCGCGCGCAGTGTGTGTGGGGTCGGACCGGAACTGGCCGGACACCGCCGAGGTCGAACGCCAGGCGTGCGCCCTGCTGCAACCGGCGTCGTGA
- a CDS encoding YdcF family protein, giving the protein MTNYLANLIIPQNLCVTLVVLGLVLGLFRLRRTGAALAAFGVAWVLAWSLPATSLWLGGALESRYPHLPAAQLPTADAIVVLGGNTANGRANWFLPYDKDTAIVRVDTAVKLYQAHRAPKVVLSGGALEGDVSEARGMAFLMKQQGVPEGALLLENSSRTTYENAMLTEEELKEHGFGKILLVTSALHMPRAMAAFSKQGVAAIPASTPPQIVLPPDGSVSPWIPHMRTLDASRSIIKEYAGLLVYWLRGWV; this is encoded by the coding sequence ATGACGAATTACCTGGCCAACCTGATCATTCCCCAGAATTTGTGCGTAACCCTGGTTGTACTGGGGCTGGTGCTGGGCCTGTTTCGCCTGCGCCGCACCGGCGCCGCCCTGGCCGCTTTCGGGGTGGCCTGGGTGCTGGCCTGGTCGCTGCCGGCCACGTCGCTGTGGCTGGGCGGCGCCCTGGAATCACGCTACCCGCACCTGCCCGCGGCTCAATTGCCCACGGCCGATGCCATCGTGGTGCTGGGCGGCAATACCGCCAACGGGCGCGCCAACTGGTTCCTGCCCTATGACAAGGACACCGCGATTGTGCGGGTCGACACGGCGGTCAAGCTGTACCAGGCGCACCGGGCGCCCAAGGTGGTGCTGTCGGGCGGCGCGCTGGAAGGCGACGTCAGCGAGGCGCGCGGGATGGCCTTCCTGATGAAGCAGCAAGGGGTGCCGGAAGGCGCCCTGCTGCTGGAAAACTCCAGCCGCACCACCTACGAGAACGCCATGCTGACCGAGGAAGAGCTGAAAGAACACGGCTTCGGCAAGATTCTGCTGGTGACCTCGGCGCTGCACATGCCGCGCGCCATGGCGGCGTTTTCCAAACAGGGCGTGGCGGCCATCCCCGCCTCGACGCCGCCCCAGATCGTGCTGCCGCCGGACGGTTCGGTATCGCCCTGGATACCGCACATGCGCACGCTGGACGCCAGCCGCTCGATCATCAAGGAATACGCCGGCCTGCTGGTGTACTGGCTGCGGGGCTGGGTATGA
- a CDS encoding YkgJ family cysteine cluster protein: MSTAGPGALACRPGCGACCIAPSITRPIPGMPDGKPAGVPCAQLLPDMRCAIFGQPSRPDFCGGLQPQADMCGTSRGAAIVWLTRLEADTAPAA, from the coding sequence ATGAGCACGGCCGGCCCGGGCGCTCTGGCGTGCCGGCCGGGTTGCGGGGCCTGCTGTATCGCGCCGTCGATCACCCGGCCCATACCGGGCATGCCTGACGGCAAGCCCGCCGGGGTGCCTTGTGCCCAGTTGCTGCCCGACATGCGCTGCGCGATTTTCGGCCAGCCTTCGCGGCCGGATTTTTGCGGCGGGCTGCAGCCGCAGGCCGACATGTGCGGCACCAGCCGCGGCGCGGCGATAGTCTGGCTGACCCGGCTGGAGGCCGATACGGCGCCAGCGGCCTGA
- a CDS encoding glycosyltransferase translates to MKILYTNFHPRNGGGHATYITSLARTLSGAHQIAVATPGTSRLFRYAGAVPGVQAVDMRFSTRLSSWLGERTALRRLIARQQYDIIHVNGSADHRQVMLALAGLRRRPRVVFTKHNDHPLDTLGHWLRARLATDRVIAVSDYVRGLLEHSPYRRLPIDTIRHGIDTDYFAPATPQAMDALRDRYFGAGWHGKLLLGSAGGTDYDKGWLDLVDAAGSLPAAQRDRILILVAGDPPNADKLARVRAAGMQGRVVFPGLLDDVRDALACCHAGFVLSYREALSYACREMMSLGLPALVSNAGGLPENVTDGADGWIVPVRDVPAMAEVLRGMLEDPVRLASMGAAARRKATDDFGLAAFAQATLDAYRGALGG, encoded by the coding sequence GTGAAGATTCTTTACACCAATTTCCACCCGCGCAACGGCGGGGGCCACGCCACGTACATCACCAGCCTGGCGCGCACCCTGTCCGGCGCGCACCAGATCGCCGTGGCCACCCCGGGCACCAGCCGGCTGTTCCGCTACGCCGGAGCGGTGCCTGGTGTGCAAGCGGTCGACATGCGCTTTTCCACCCGGCTTTCGTCGTGGCTCGGCGAGCGCACCGCGCTGCGCCGGCTCATCGCCCGGCAGCAGTACGACATCATTCACGTCAATGGCTCGGCCGACCACAGGCAGGTCATGCTGGCGCTGGCCGGCCTGCGCCGGCGCCCGCGCGTGGTGTTCACCAAGCACAACGATCATCCGCTGGATACGCTGGGCCACTGGCTGCGGGCGCGCCTGGCCACAGACCGCGTCATTGCCGTCAGCGATTATGTGCGCGGCCTGCTCGAGCATTCTCCGTACCGGCGCCTGCCCATCGACACCATCCGGCACGGCATCGACACCGATTATTTCGCGCCGGCTACGCCACAGGCGATGGATGCCTTGCGCGACCGCTATTTCGGTGCCGGCTGGCACGGAAAACTGCTGCTGGGCAGCGCGGGCGGCACCGATTACGACAAGGGCTGGCTCGACCTGGTCGATGCCGCCGGCAGCCTGCCTGCCGCGCAGCGCGATCGCATCCTCATCCTGGTGGCGGGCGATCCCCCCAACGCAGACAAGCTGGCGCGCGTGCGCGCGGCCGGCATGCAGGGCCGGGTCGTATTTCCCGGCCTGCTCGACGATGTGCGCGACGCGCTGGCGTGCTGCCATGCGGGCTTCGTGCTGTCGTACCGCGAGGCCCTGTCTTATGCCTGCCGCGAAATGATGTCGCTGGGCCTGCCGGCGCTGGTCAGCAACGCCGGCGGCCTGCCCGAAAACGTCACGGACGGCGCCGACGGCTGGATCGTGCCGGTGCGCGACGTGCCGGCCATGGCCGAGGTACTGCGGGGGATGCTGGAAGATCCCGTCCGTCTGGCCTCGATGGGAGCGGCGGCGCGCCGCAAGGCAACCGACGACTTCGGCCTGGCCGCTTTCGCGCAAGCCACGCTGGATGCGTATCGCGGGGCGCTGGGCGGCTGA
- a CDS encoding glycosyltransferase family 2 protein: MTLSVIIIAKNEAAHILGCLESVAFADEFIVVDSGSTDNTVALARDFGAQVHVTPDWPGFGPQKNRALDLATGDWVLSIDADERVTPELAREIQAVLAAPRADAYEIARLSDFCGRLIRHSGWWPDYVLRLFKRGTARFTDAAVHERVVPEHPPLRLAGHFLHYPYPDLDALINKVNRYSSDAAAMMHARGKRATVFSALGHGFWTFIRIYLIRRGFLDGRHGLVLAVTAAAGSFFRYAKLSFLSDSRK; this comes from the coding sequence ATGACACTTTCGGTCATCATCATTGCCAAGAACGAGGCCGCGCACATTCTCGGCTGCCTCGAGTCCGTGGCGTTCGCCGACGAATTCATCGTGGTCGATTCCGGCAGCACCGACAACACGGTGGCGCTGGCGCGCGATTTCGGCGCGCAAGTCCATGTCACCCCCGACTGGCCCGGCTTCGGCCCGCAGAAAAACCGCGCCCTGGACCTGGCCACCGGCGACTGGGTCCTGTCCATCGATGCCGACGAACGCGTCACTCCCGAACTGGCCCGCGAGATCCAGGCCGTGCTGGCCGCGCCCCGGGCCGACGCTTACGAAATCGCCCGCCTGTCCGACTTCTGCGGCCGCCTGATCCGCCACAGCGGCTGGTGGCCCGACTACGTGCTGCGGCTGTTCAAGCGCGGCACCGCGCGCTTCACCGATGCCGCCGTGCACGAGCGCGTGGTGCCTGAGCACCCGCCGCTGCGGCTGGCGGGGCACTTCCTGCACTATCCGTATCCCGATCTTGACGCTCTGATCAACAAGGTCAACCGGTATTCGTCGGACGCGGCCGCCATGATGCACGCGCGCGGCAAGCGTGCCACCGTGTTCAGCGCGCTGGGCCATGGGTTCTGGACCTTCATCCGCATCTACCTGATCCGCCGCGGCTTTCTCGACGGCCGGCACGGGTTGGTGCTGGCCGTGACGGCGGCCGCCGGCAGTTTCTTCCGCTACGCCAAGCTCAGCTTCCTGTCCGACAGCCGCAAGTGA
- a CDS encoding polysaccharide deacetylase family protein: MNNAPNVPVLMYHHVTPSGGMIAVTPDVFEQQIAGLARAGYTSLGTAQLADYLAGGRVPEKSVLITFDDGYLNNWTYAHPVLQRYGMKAVLFLVTGWAGQGPVRPHAGQGAPLPASPEHHETKRLVAEGRTDDVIVRWSEAQAMVAAGTFEIHSHTHTHTRWDKQCGPDVAAKRDHIARELADSRAALAEHLGPASDHLCWPQGYFDADYVQAAREAGFRHLYTTDALGQNLPGADPEHIYRFAVRNLGGSWLNRRIWMSRHPVWGPRYHAWKAWKKRLRNRA; this comes from the coding sequence ATGAACAACGCGCCCAACGTACCGGTACTGATGTACCACCATGTCACCCCGTCGGGGGGCATGATCGCGGTCACCCCCGACGTCTTCGAGCAGCAGATCGCCGGTCTGGCGCGGGCGGGCTATACCTCGCTGGGCACCGCACAGCTGGCCGACTACCTGGCGGGCGGCCGCGTGCCCGAAAAGTCGGTGCTGATTACCTTCGATGACGGCTATCTCAACAACTGGACCTACGCGCACCCGGTATTGCAGCGCTACGGCATGAAGGCTGTGCTGTTCCTGGTAACCGGCTGGGCGGGGCAGGGGCCGGTGCGCCCGCACGCCGGGCAGGGCGCGCCGCTGCCCGCTTCGCCCGAACATCACGAAACCAAGCGGCTGGTGGCCGAGGGCCGCACCGACGACGTCATCGTGCGCTGGAGCGAGGCCCAGGCCATGGTGGCCGCCGGCACCTTCGAAATCCACTCGCACACGCATACCCATACCCGCTGGGACAAGCAATGCGGCCCCGACGTGGCCGCCAAGCGCGACCATATCGCACGCGAGCTGGCCGATTCCCGCGCCGCGCTCGCCGAGCACCTGGGGCCGGCCAGCGATCACCTGTGCTGGCCGCAAGGCTATTTCGACGCCGACTACGTCCAGGCCGCGCGCGAGGCCGGTTTCCGGCATCTTTACACCACCGACGCGCTGGGGCAGAACCTGCCCGGCGCCGATCCCGAACACATTTACCGCTTCGCGGTCCGCAATCTGGGCGGCTCGTGGCTCAACCGCCGCATCTGGATGTCGCGCCACCCGGTGTGGGGGCCGCGCTACCACGCCTGGAAGGCCTGGAAAAAACGCCTGAGGAACCGGGCATGA
- a CDS encoding glycosyltransferase family 4 protein has protein sequence MQPLRILHSEAAVAFGGQEHRIFKEMHAMRARGHHLEAVCQPQAQLVPRLRDAGFTVHTMPMGGLANYLKGVAAMRGILREGRYDVINTHSRIDTLIAGTAGRLTGAPLIVRTRHLASKVGSMLSYTWLPHRVTTVSDYVRRYLISRGVPADHIATLYSPVVLPPPVEHSTLRGELGLADDDIVVGCVAVMRAAKGHKDLIDAIRPLMAGRPGLHMVFVGAGSPTFEQTQAYVQELGLQDRIHLMGTRRDVPNLLAGFDIFALATQQEASGTVYVEAQAAGLPVIGTNVGGVPEMMRDGVTGILVPVKDQAALAAALQRLIDDAQLRRDMGDAGRRMVWDEGIFSPARLAENTEAVYRKWLAERQS, from the coding sequence ATGCAGCCGCTGCGCATTCTCCATTCCGAGGCCGCCGTCGCGTTCGGCGGGCAGGAACACCGTATTTTCAAAGAAATGCACGCCATGCGGGCGCGCGGCCACCACCTCGAGGCCGTCTGCCAGCCGCAGGCGCAGCTGGTGCCGCGCCTGCGCGATGCCGGCTTCACAGTGCACACCATGCCCATGGGCGGCCTGGCCAATTACCTGAAAGGCGTGGCCGCGATGCGGGGCATCCTGCGTGAAGGCCGCTACGACGTCATCAATACCCACAGCCGTATCGACACACTGATAGCCGGCACGGCAGGGCGCCTGACGGGCGCGCCGCTTATCGTGCGCACGCGCCATCTGGCCAGCAAGGTGGGGTCGATGCTGTCGTACACCTGGCTGCCGCACCGGGTTACCACGGTCAGCGACTACGTGCGCCGCTACCTGATCAGCCGCGGCGTGCCCGCCGACCACATCGCCACGCTGTATTCCCCGGTAGTGCTGCCGCCGCCGGTCGAGCATTCCACGCTGCGCGGCGAGCTCGGGCTGGCCGACGACGACATCGTGGTCGGCTGCGTGGCGGTGATGCGCGCCGCCAAAGGCCACAAAGACCTCATCGACGCCATCCGGCCGCTGATGGCGGGCCGCCCCGGGCTGCACATGGTGTTCGTCGGCGCCGGCTCGCCCACGTTCGAGCAGACCCAGGCCTATGTGCAGGAACTGGGCCTGCAAGACCGCATCCACCTGATGGGCACCCGGCGCGACGTGCCCAACCTGCTGGCGGGGTTCGACATCTTTGCGCTGGCCACCCAGCAGGAAGCGTCCGGCACGGTGTATGTCGAGGCCCAGGCGGCCGGGCTGCCGGTCATCGGCACCAACGTCGGCGGCGTGCCCGAAATGATGCGCGACGGCGTCACCGGCATCCTGGTGCCGGTCAAAGACCAGGCCGCGCTGGCCGCCGCCCTGCAGCGCCTGATCGACGACGCGCAGCTGCGTCGCGACATGGGCGATGCCGGCCGCCGCATGGTCTGGGACGAAGGCATCTTCTCGCCAGCCCGGCTGGCAGAGAACACCGAGGCCGTGTACCGCAAATGGCTGGCGGAAAGGCAATCATGA
- the dnaE gene encoding DNA polymerase III subunit alpha: MSEAVNPTPAFVHLRVHSEFSVVDGIVRIPDLIKRVAKLGQPAVALTDLSNIFGLIKFYKGARGAGVKPIAGCDVWLTNDDDPEKPFRLLLLVRNHQGYLNLCELLTQSFLENQGRGRAEIRREWLQGRQGLIVLSGGRAGDIGHALDAGNAVTALSLARQWGQLFPGAFYIELQRAGADGDEAYTQAAMRLAAEAGLPVVATHPVQFLDESEFQAHEARVCIAQGEILADPRRVRRFTKDQYLLGTEEMARRFADVPSALANTLEIAKRCNLTLVLGKPRLPNFPTPDGISLDDYLVQLSEEGLEKRLEFLFPDAAEREAKRAQYYERLRWECKTIIQMGFPGYFLIVQDFINWGKNNGVPVGPGRGSGAGSLVAYALGITDLDPIRYDLLFERFLNPERVSMPDFDIDFCQDNRERVIDYVKMKYGREAVSQIATFGTLGAKAVVRDAGRVLDMPYLFCDGLSKLIPFNPADPWSLDRTLKDEPAFKERYEQEEEVRALVDLARPLEGLTRNIGMHAGGVLIAPGKLTDFCPLYCQPGQENSAVSQFDKDDVEAAGLVKFDFLGLRNLTILDWAVRFVRRFNESKRDFDIMALALDDPAAYKVLCDANTTAVFQLESRGMKELLKKLRPNTFEDIIAMLALYRPGPLESGMVDDFVNRKHGRASVDYFHPDLEGTLKSTYGVIVYQEQVMLISQIIGGYSLGGADLLRRAMGKKKPEEMAKHRELFEKGAKEKGHDPDLAVKLFDLMEKFAGYGFNKSHSAAYALIAYQTAWLKAYHPTEFLAATISSDMDDTDKVQVFCRDAQDNGVLVLPPDVNASGYRFEPVDDEHTSKGKPPRTMRYGLGAVKGTGQGAVEEILRSREADGPFANLFDFCRRVNKHAVNRRTIEALIKAGAFDTIEPNRAAMLASVGTAMEAAEQAARSANQVSLFGDDSSDVVAGELSKVAPWNLHSKLTEEKSALGFYFSGHLFDHWRDEVRRIVPMPLARIEPQRDLQWMCGVLAGVRTMMTRRGKMVFAVLDDGTAQVEISVFNELYEKHRSRLREDQLIIVQGKVSNDDYSGGMRIVADQLYDLQLAREARAKSLRVRLNGQADAGRLRQMLNPFRAEPENGVPGVPVDIVYGRDNFLCTVRLGEEWRVRMADTLLENLSAWAKPDGVEVTY; this comes from the coding sequence ATGTCCGAAGCCGTCAATCCCACGCCTGCCTTTGTCCATTTGCGCGTCCATTCCGAGTTCTCGGTGGTGGACGGCATTGTCCGCATTCCCGACCTCATCAAGCGCGTCGCCAAGCTGGGCCAGCCCGCCGTGGCGCTCACCGATCTTTCCAATATTTTCGGCCTGATCAAGTTCTACAAGGGCGCGCGCGGGGCCGGCGTGAAGCCGATCGCCGGCTGCGATGTCTGGCTGACCAACGATGACGATCCCGAAAAGCCGTTCCGCCTGCTGTTGCTGGTACGCAACCATCAAGGCTACCTGAACCTCTGCGAGCTGCTGACCCAGTCGTTTCTTGAAAACCAGGGCCGGGGCCGCGCCGAAATCCGCCGCGAATGGCTGCAAGGGCGGCAGGGCCTGATCGTGCTGTCGGGCGGCCGCGCCGGCGACATCGGCCACGCCCTGGATGCCGGCAATGCCGTCACGGCGCTGTCGCTGGCGCGCCAGTGGGGGCAGCTGTTCCCGGGCGCGTTCTACATCGAACTGCAGCGCGCCGGCGCCGATGGCGACGAGGCCTATACCCAGGCCGCCATGCGGCTGGCGGCCGAGGCCGGCCTGCCGGTGGTGGCAACCCATCCGGTGCAGTTTCTCGACGAATCCGAATTCCAGGCTCACGAGGCGCGCGTATGTATCGCCCAGGGCGAGATCCTGGCCGATCCGCGCCGGGTGCGGCGCTTCACCAAAGACCAATACCTGCTCGGCACCGAAGAAATGGCCCGGCGGTTTGCCGACGTGCCGTCGGCCCTGGCCAACACGCTGGAAATCGCCAAGCGCTGCAACCTGACGCTGGTGCTGGGCAAGCCGCGCCTGCCCAACTTTCCCACGCCCGACGGCATTTCGCTGGACGACTACCTGGTCCAGCTCTCTGAAGAGGGCCTGGAAAAGCGCCTGGAATTCCTGTTCCCCGACGCGGCCGAGCGCGAAGCCAAGCGCGCCCAGTACTACGAACGCCTGCGCTGGGAATGCAAGACCATCATCCAGATGGGCTTCCCCGGCTACTTCCTGATCGTGCAGGACTTCATCAACTGGGGCAAGAACAACGGCGTGCCGGTGGGGCCGGGGCGCGGCTCGGGCGCAGGCTCTCTGGTGGCGTACGCGCTGGGCATCACCGACCTCGATCCCATCCGCTACGACCTGCTGTTCGAGCGCTTCCTGAATCCCGAGCGGGTTTCCATGCCCGACTTCGACATCGATTTCTGCCAGGACAACCGCGAACGCGTCATCGACTACGTCAAGATGAAATACGGCCGCGAGGCCGTCAGCCAGATCGCCACGTTCGGCACGCTGGGCGCCAAGGCGGTGGTGCGCGACGCCGGGCGGGTGCTCGACATGCCCTACCTGTTCTGCGATGGGCTGTCCAAGCTGATCCCGTTCAATCCGGCCGACCCCTGGTCGCTCGACCGCACCCTGAAAGACGAGCCGGCGTTCAAGGAACGCTACGAGCAAGAAGAAGAAGTCCGCGCGCTGGTCGACCTGGCGCGCCCGCTCGAAGGCCTGACCCGCAACATCGGCATGCACGCGGGCGGGGTGCTGATCGCGCCGGGCAAGCTGACTGATTTCTGCCCGCTGTACTGCCAGCCCGGCCAGGAAAACAGCGCGGTGTCGCAGTTCGACAAAGACGACGTCGAGGCCGCCGGCCTGGTCAAGTTCGACTTCCTGGGCCTGCGCAACCTCACCATCCTGGACTGGGCCGTGCGCTTCGTGCGCCGCTTCAACGAATCCAAGCGCGATTTCGACATCATGGCGCTGGCGCTCGACGATCCGGCCGCCTACAAGGTGCTGTGCGACGCCAACACCACGGCGGTGTTCCAGCTCGAATCGCGCGGCATGAAAGAGCTGCTGAAGAAGCTGCGGCCCAACACCTTCGAAGACATCATCGCCATGCTGGCCCTGTACCGCCCGGGGCCGCTCGAATCCGGCATGGTCGACGACTTCGTCAACCGCAAGCACGGCCGCGCCTCGGTCGATTATTTCCATCCCGACCTGGAAGGCACCCTCAAAAGCACCTACGGGGTCATCGTCTACCAGGAACAGGTGATGCTGATCTCGCAGATCATCGGCGGCTATTCGCTGGGCGGCGCCGACCTGCTGCGCCGCGCCATGGGCAAGAAAAAGCCCGAAGAAATGGCCAAGCACCGCGAGCTCTTCGAAAAAGGCGCCAAAGAAAAAGGCCACGATCCCGACCTGGCGGTCAAGCTGTTCGACCTGATGGAGAAGTTCGCCGGCTACGGCTTCAACAAGTCGCACTCGGCCGCCTACGCGCTCATTGCGTACCAGACGGCCTGGCTGAAGGCCTACCATCCCACCGAATTCCTGGCGGCCACCATTTCTTCGGATATGGACGACACCGACAAGGTGCAGGTGTTCTGCCGCGATGCGCAAGACAACGGCGTGCTGGTGCTGCCGCCCGACGTCAATGCCTCGGGCTACCGCTTCGAGCCGGTGGACGACGAGCACACCAGCAAAGGCAAGCCGCCGCGCACCATGCGTTACGGGCTGGGAGCGGTCAAGGGCACGGGGCAGGGCGCGGTCGAGGAAATCCTGCGTTCGCGCGAGGCCGACGGCCCGTTCGCCAACCTGTTCGATTTCTGCCGGCGCGTCAACAAGCACGCCGTCAACCGGCGCACCATCGAGGCTCTGATCAAGGCCGGCGCCTTCGACACCATCGAGCCCAACCGGGCGGCCATGCTGGCGTCGGTGGGTACGGCCATGGAAGCTGCCGAACAGGCTGCGCGCAGCGCCAACCAGGTGTCGCTGTTCGGCGACGACAGCAGCGACGTGGTGGCCGGCGAACTCAGCAAGGTGGCGCCCTGGAATCTGCATTCCAAGCTCACCGAAGAAAAATCCGCGCTGGGCTTTTACTTCAGCGGCCACTTGTTCGACCACTGGCGCGATGAAGTGCGCCGCATCGTGCCCATGCCGCTGGCGCGCATCGAGCCGCAGCGCGACCTGCAATGGATGTGCGGCGTGCTGGCCGGCGTGCGCACCATGATGACGCGGCGGGGCAAAATGGTATTCGCCGTGCTCGACGACGGCACCGCCCAGGTCGAGATCTCGGTATTCAACGAACTGTACGAAAAGCACCGCTCGCGCCTGCGCGAAGACCAGCTCATCATTGTGCAGGGCAAGGTCAGCAACGACGACTATTCCGGCGGCATGCGCATCGTCGCCGACCAGCTCTACGACCTGCAGCTGGCGCGCGAGGCGCGCGCCAAATCGCTGCGCGTGCGGCTCAACGGCCAGGCCGACGCCGGCCGCCTGCGCCAGATGCTCAATCCGTTCCGCGCCGAGCCCGAGAACGGCGTGCCCGGCGTGCCGGTCGATATCGTGTATGGGCGCGACAACTTCCTGTGCACGGTGCGCCTGGGCGAAGAGTGGCGCGTGCGCATGGCCGACACCCTGCTCGAGAACCTGTCTGCCTGGGCCAAGCCCGACGGCGTCGAGGTCACTTACTGA
- the lpxO gene encoding lipid A hydroxylase LpxO, translating into MKWLIPGIWLASILFAHFRGRVRLRLSRQFLDQSALLAPVNALMVLCSRVPTTAYLPTREIPELQVLDDNWETIRDEALKMAELRRIKAAEHHDDIGFNSFFKYGWKRFYLKWYDARHPSAEELCPRTVEILKRLPKVKAAMFAELPPGGKLNRHRDPFAGSLRYHLGLATPNDDGCHIIVDGETYSWRDGESVVFDETYVHEAYNNTEANRIILFCDVERPLKWRWAEAFNRWFGRVVMSAASSPNDSGDQTGAINKLTHAHWVIDQKRKQFKAWNRTVYKATKWGLIVLVIAAFLAW; encoded by the coding sequence ATGAAATGGCTGATTCCCGGCATATGGCTGGCCTCCATACTGTTCGCCCACTTCCGGGGCCGTGTGCGGCTGCGCCTGTCGCGGCAGTTTCTCGACCAATCGGCGCTGCTGGCGCCGGTAAATGCCCTGATGGTGCTGTGCTCGCGCGTGCCCACCACTGCCTACCTGCCCACCCGCGAGATCCCTGAACTGCAGGTGCTGGACGACAACTGGGAAACCATCCGCGACGAAGCCTTGAAAATGGCCGAGCTGCGGCGCATCAAGGCGGCCGAACACCACGACGACATTGGTTTCAATTCGTTCTTCAAGTATGGCTGGAAGCGCTTCTACCTGAAATGGTACGACGCGCGGCACCCGTCGGCCGAAGAACTGTGCCCGCGCACCGTCGAAATACTGAAGCGCCTGCCCAAGGTCAAGGCCGCCATGTTCGCCGAGCTGCCGCCCGGCGGCAAACTGAACCGCCACCGCGATCCCTTTGCCGGATCGCTGCGCTACCACCTGGGCCTGGCCACGCCGAACGACGACGGCTGCCACATCATTGTCGACGGCGAAACCTACAGCTGGCGCGACGGCGAGAGCGTGGTGTTCGACGAAACCTACGTGCACGAAGCCTACAACAACACTGAAGCCAACCGCATCATCCTGTTCTGCGATGTCGAGCGCCCCCTGAAATGGCGCTGGGCCGAGGCCTTCAACCGCTGGTTCGGCCGCGTGGTCATGTCGGCGGCCAGCTCGCCCAACGACAGCGGCGACCAGACGGGCGCCATCAACAAGCTGACCCATGCGCACTGGGTCATCGACCAGAAGCGCAAGCAGTTCAAGGCCTGGAACCGCACGGTGTACAAGGCCACCAAGTGGGGGCTGATCGTGCTGGTAATCGCGGCCTTCCTGGCCTGGTAG